Within Methylomagnum ishizawai, the genomic segment AACCTTGGTCGGTGTGGACGATATCCGGCGGGCCGTAGCGGCGCAGCGCCTCCTCCAGGGCCTCGACGCAGAAGCCCGCGTCCATGGCGACCGATACCCGATGGGCCAGGGCCTTGCGGCTGGCCCAGTCGAGGACCACGCACAGGTAGACGAAGCCCCGCGCCATCGGGATGTAGGTGATGTCCAAGGCCCAGACCGCGTTGGGCCGGTCGATGGTCAGGCCGCGTAGCAGATAGGGATAGACCTTGTGGGCCGGATGCCTCTGGGTGGTTTTGGGACGCCGGTACAGGGCTTCGATGCCCATGCGGGCCATCAGCGTGGCCACATGGCGGCGTCCGACCCGGAAGCCTTCCCGGTTCAGGGTGTCGCGCAGCAGCCGGGCGCCCATGAACGGGTGTTCCAGGTGCAACGCGTCGATCCGCCGCATCAGCGCGAGGTCCGACTCCGGCACCGGCTTGGGCGCGTAGTAGGCGCCGCCCCGGCTGATGCCCAGCAATTCCGCCTGTCGGGTCAGGGAAACATCGTGGTCCCGGTCGATCATCGCTTTGCGCTCAGCTTTCCGGCCTTGCTGAGCGCGCCGGATAAAAAATCGATCTCCAGCGCCTGTTGGCCGATCTTGGCGTGCAGGGCTTTGAGGTCCACGGCGGGTTCGCTTTTGTCGTTCTCGCCACCGAACACGCTGGCGGCCCGTTCCAGAAGTTGGCTCCGCCACTCACCGATCTGGGTCGGATGGATATCGAATTCCTGCGCCAACTCGGCCAGGGTCTTTTCGCCCCGCAGGGCCGCCAGGACCACTTTGGCCTTGAAACTCGCTGAATGGTTGCGGCGTGGTCGTTTGCTCATCGTATGCTCCAGTCCATCGGCGTTGCCCACGCCGTCAGGGAGCAGTTTATCCACTTAGAGGATATCCGGCACATAAGCTGCTTACGCGGAGTTGGCCTTGATCCGTCTTTCAAGGATTAGGGCGCAGGCGAATTGAAGAAGGGCCAAATAATTGGCTCCACGGCAGGTGTAGCGGGTTCGGATGGCCCGGAAGCCCTTGAGCCAAGCGAATGTCCGCTCCACCACCCACCGCCGAGCGGGGTGTGTTTCCGCGGAGCCGGGGCGTTTTTCCTCGCCGATCTTGCGAATGTGGGGAACGTAGCCCAATCCCGCAACCTCCCGCTCAACCCGCTCGTACCCATAACCCTTGTCCAGGCAAAGATGCCGGGGTCCTTGCTGGGTGCCGGCGGGTGCCGCGATCACGGCCGCCTCGACCGTGACAGTCACCAAGCGGCTGTCGTGTACGTTGGCCCCGGCTTGCACGACGGCAAAGGGCATCCCTTTCCCATCCACCTGGAGGTGGATCTTGCCGCCACTACGCCCGCGATCCGTGGGATTGCGCCCCAACCCCTCGTCCTTCCGGCAGTGGGCTTGGCGCACCGGGGCCTGCACCAGGCTGCCGTCCATCGACTGCCAGGCCAGTTCAAAACCCTCAAGCTCCTCATAATCCGCCGCCGACCAGCGGAACATCTCCGTGAACACGCCCGCAGCGGCCCATCGCTGGAAGTGTTCGTGGACCGCGCTCTTCGAGCCATAGCAGGGCGGCAGGCAATTCCATTGGCAACCAGTTTTGAGCACGTACAAAATCCCATTCATGACCGTCCGGAACCCCAGCGGCTTGGAACCGCCCGGCCTGCGCCGCTTGAACGGCTCCAACAACGACGCTACCCGCTCCCACAGTCGATCCGAGATTTCCAAGCAACTCACGACTCTCCTTCGCTTCCCGCCTTGCAAAAAACGGGGCTTTTAAACGCTCGCCGCGAAAAGCACAAGATGTGCCGGATGTCCTCTTAGCCGACTGTTCAGATTTCCGAGACCACCTCTCCCGTACCCGCCGCGCTGGGGGGTTTGGGGGGCGATAGCCCCCCGGTGTGATGGGCTGCGAAGCTTCCTTTATAGCTCTGAGGTATTTATTCGCGTCTGAATAAGTCAGACCACTTAACGGCTATTCGCATGACACTTAATTGATCCTCCCAGGCCGGAGCGGGAAGCTCCCTGACACTTATTTTTGATATTGCGTCTTATTACTATTTGATGCCCAAACCTGGGCCGGAACCGGCATCGAGGGCACGGCCTGGGCGGCGTGGGCCGACATGGACGAGGCGGATCGGGGGCGGATCGGGGAGCGATCTGGAGGGCGGGGTATAGGGGGGCGTCGCCGGGGGGCCAGCGTGCGGAAAAACGGGGGGAAGGGAGCCGGGGCCGGGGGATCGGCTAGCTGGTGTCGGGCTTGGCCCCGCTCCACTGTAGTGCTTTCTCGATGGCTTCCATCTGGCTCAGCCCCGGTTGCTCCTGCATGAGCCGCTTGGCCAGTTCCAAGGTGGGGTTGGTCGCGGTGGCTTGGCGCTCGGGCTGGGGCGCGGGTTCGGGCTGGGGTTTCTTGCCCAAGAAGTCGTGCGCGTAGGCGAAGAACGCTTCGGCGGCGTTATCGTTCTCCGTCTTGGGCCTGTCCGTCTTGCCGGTGTCCGTGGCCGACGCTCCGGCTTTGGGCTTGCGCTTGCCGCCCATCAAGGCCGTGGCCGCCATCAGTTCGCGGCCCATTTCGATCAGTTTCCGCTTCTTGTCCTTGTCGTGCTTGTCCCGCCGCCGCTCCGCCGCCTTCCGGCGCTCGTGTTCCAACCATTGGCCCAGGCCCAGCGCGTTGAACAACTGCCGGTTGATGGCGCGGATCGCGGCGAAGCCCTTGTAGGTCACGTCGTCGAGCTTGGCGCAGCGGGGATGCACGGTGATGATGCCCGCCCGCTTGAGGTCGGCTATCGACCGCCACGCCCGGCGCACGGTCAGCCCGGCCCGCTCGGCCAAGCCGATCACCAGGGCGCGGCCCTCGGCATCCCGCTTGGTCTCCATCGGAATACCCGCCATGCTCCCATCGGCCTGGGGGATGCCCACGCGCAGGGTCACGAGGTCCGTGTAGTGCATCAACGCGCCCAGGAGGGAACAACACGCCTCGCGGCGCTCGGTGCGTTGCTGGCGGGCGCTGCGGTTGGCGGCGTTGAGGGTGGGGAGGGTCGAGGGGTCGCGGAAATAGTCGCGGATGCGCTCGATGATCCGGCGCAGGATCAGGGGCCGGTTGGCGTGGTTTTTAGGCGGCTCGAATGGGCGGGGCCGTTGCGGGTCGTGGCCGCAGCGGTTGCCGGATTTCGGGCGTCCGGGTTTAGGACCGGCTATGGCAGTGCTAGAATTACATCCGTCCATACTAATCCTATGCGAAGGGTGATGTCGGACATCTGGGCCGGGGTGTTAGTTGCGCTTACCGGCCCTCTAATTTTGTGCATTCTGTAATATTTCCTATGTCTTGTCTGTAGGAGTTTTCTTGCTTTTTTGTAGGAAAAATCCTACACGGTTAACTTAATCTACTTTTTGCATCAGCACTTGAGCCGCTTACACAGTTGCCTCGATTTAAGGGACGAGGCGTGTGGCGAAATCAATCTACCGAATGGAGGGGGCTATTTTCTCAAATATCCTCACCGAGGCTCGGGAGCGGGCCGGGCTATCTCAAGCCCGGCTAGCTGAGCGGCTCGGCTGCCCTCAATCTCGTATTGCCCGGATCGAAACCAATCAGCGGCGGCTTGATTTCGTCGAATGCTACGAATATTGCGCGGCGCTCGGCATGTCGCTCTCCGACCTGGTGGCGGAGTTCGAGCGGCGGATAGCGCTACGCGGCCCGTGATTGCTCCATGCGCTCGATCTCGGCCAACAGTTCCGAACCCGATATCCCAAAGCCGCGGGCGAAGTCGCGCAGGGAACTCAGGTTGATATCGGCTTTCCTGCCACCCTCAATCCGCGCAATCAGTGGCTGCGAGAGGCCGCAACGCTCCGCAAGCTGAGTTTGGGTCAGCTTTAGTGCCGCCCGGCGCTCCGCGATGACTTTCCCGATGACATTGATGCTCATGTTTTTACCCTTCAATCTCCGTTGCGGATTACGTTAGTAATTTCTACCGAAAAAAGCAAAGGCCTGGCGAAAAAAAATCCGCCCGGCCCTAAAAAGGGGCGGCGGATCACCGCCCTTTGAAAAAATTCGCTACACCGAGGTTAGGGTCATTGGGGTGGATGCTCAGAGGTGGCCCCGATTGTTTGAACAAGATTTAAGCCGGGATAAGTGGATACCCTGCTGGGTTAAGCGGCCTTGGGAAGGGCCGGTCGGGGTTTAAAGTAGACCTCATCCGGGGTTTGGCTGTCCAGGCTCGAATGGGGCCGCCGGGTATTGTAGAAATCCAGGTACCGACCGATGGATTCGCGGGCTTCCCGGACCGAGTCGTAGGCTTTGAGGTAAACCTCCTCGTACTTCACCGTCCGCCAGAGGCGTTCGACGAAGACGTTGTCGCGCCAGGAACCCTTGCCGTCCATGCTGATGCGGATGTTCCGGCCCGTCAGCACCTCGATGAACTCCCCGCTGGTGAACTGGGAACCTTGGTCGGTGTGGACGATATCCGGCGGGCCGTAGCGGCGCAGCGCCTCCTCCAGGGCCTCGACGCAGAAGCCCGCGTCCATGGCGACCGATACCCGATGGGCCAGGGCCTTGCGGCTGGCCCAGTCGAGGACCACGCACAGGTAGACGAAGCCCCGTGCCATCGGGATGTAGGTGATGTCCAAGGCCCAGACCGCGTTGGGCCGGTCGATGGTCAGGCCGCGTAGCAGATAGGGATAGATCTTGTGGGCCGGATGCCTCTGGGTGGTTTTGGGACGCCGGTACAGGGCTTCGATGCCCATGCGGGCCATCAGCGTGGCCACATGGCGGCGTCCGACCCGGAAGCCTTCCCGGTTCAGGGTGTCGCGCAGCAGCCGGGCGCCCATGAACGGGTGTTCCAGGTGCAACGCGTCGATCCGCCGCATCAGCGCGAGGTCCGACTCCGGCACCGGCTTGGGCGCGTAGTAGGCGCCGCCCCGGCTGATGCCCAGCAATTCCGCCTGTCGGGTCAGGGAAACATCGTGGTCCCGGTCGATCATCGCTTTGCGCTCAGCTTTCCGGCCTTGCTGAGCGCGCCGGATAAAAAATCGATCTCCAGCGCCTGTTGGCCGATCTTGGCGTGCAGGGCTTTGAGGTCCACGGCGGGTTCGCTTTTGTCGTTCTCGCCACCGAACACGCTGGCGGCCCGTTCCAGAAGTTGGCTCCGCCACTCACCGATCTGGGTCGGATGGATATCGAATTCCTGCGCCAACTCGGCCAGGGTCTTTTCGCCCCGCAGGGCCGCCAGGACCACTTTGGCCTTGAAACTCGCTGAATGGTTGCGGCGTGGTCGTTTGCTCATCGTATGCTCCAGTCCATCGGCGTTGCCCACGCCGTCAGGGAGCAGTTTATCCACTTAGCCGACTGTTCAGATTTCCGAGACCACCTCTGCCATGGGTTTTCCATTCGGTTTAGACTTCGGCAATTTTAATCCGGTATACGCCAAATATGCGCAATTAAATTGCCGAAACCGCGCATTTTTCATGAGAAAACGCAAGCGCCTGCGGGTCGGAATTCCCTAAGATTGCTCCATCGCCAACCGTGTCCAGGAGCATCCCATGTTGCAGTATCCCGCCCGTAAATACCGGCCCTTCGCCCCGGTGCCGCTCGCCGACCGCCAATGGCCCAACCGGGTCATCGCCGCCCCGCCCCTCTGGATGAGCACCGACCTCCGGGACGGCAACCAGGCGCTGTTCGAGCCGATGGATGGCGGGAAGAAGCTGCGGATGTTCGAGATGCTGTGCCGGATCGGTTTCAAGGAAATCGAGGTGGCTTTCCCCTCGGCTTCCCAGACCGAGTTCGATTTCGTGCGCACGCTGATCGAGGTGGGCCACATCCCCGGCGACGTCACCATCGGGGTACTCACCCAGGCCCGCGAACACTTGATCCGCCGGACCTTCGAGTCCATCCGGGGTGCCCGCAAGGCCATCGTCCATATCTACAACGCCACCTCCCGGCCGTTCCGGGAGATCGTCTTCGGCATGGGCCGGGCCGAGGTCGTGGCCATGGCGGTGGACGCGGTCCAACTCGCCAAGGAACTCGCCGCCACGCTGCCGGAAACCGACGTGTTGCTCGAATACAGCCCGGAGACCTTCACCGCCACCGAGCTCGATTTCGCGCTCGAAATCTGCGATGCCGTGACTGCGGCCTGGGGCGCCACGCCGGAGCGGAAGGTCATCCTCAACCTGCCGACCACGGTGGAGGCCGCCACCCCGAACGTCTACGCCGACCAGGTCGAGTGGATGCACCGCCACCTCGCCCGCCGGGACGGCGTCGTGTTGAGCCTGCATCCCCACAACGACCGGGGCACGGCGGTGGCCGCCGCCGAATTGGGCCTGATGGCCGGGGCCGACCGGGTCGAGGGCTGTTTGTTCGGCAACGGCGAGCGCACCGGCAACGTCGACTTGGTCACGCTCGCCCTCAACCTCTATACCCAGGGCGTGCCTCCCGGCCTCGACTTCCCGGATATCAACGCCGTGGCCCGGGTCTACGAGGATTGCACCCAGTTGCCCGTGCATCCGCGCCACCCTTATGCGGGGGATTTGGTATTCACGGCCTTTTCAGGCTCGCATCAGGACGCCATCAAGAAGGGGTTCGCCATCCAGAAGGACGGCGAACTTTGGAACGTGCCGTATCTGCCCCTCGATCCCGCCGATGTGGGCCGGGGTTACGACTCGGTGGTCCGGGTCAACAGCCAGTCCGGCAAGGGCGGGATCGCCTATCTCCTGGAAACCGGATACGGGGTGGCGATGCCACGCCGCCTACAGGTGGAATTCTCCGGGGTGGTGCAGCGGCATACCGAGACCAGCGGTGGCGAGGTGAGCGCCGCCAAAATTTGGCGGATTTTCTCGGCCACGTATTTGGAAACCGCCGTGCCGTTCCGCTACCGGGAACACCACCTGTTCGAGCGCGGCAAGAATCAGGGCATCCGGTTGTCCCTCGATATCGACGGGACTTCCCACCTGCTCACCGGCGAGGGCAACGGACCCATCGATGCCGCCATCCATGCCTTGCGTAGCGCGGACATCCGTGTCCAGGTGCGCAGCTACGAGGAACGGTCCATGGCGGCCAGCACCGACGGCGGCGAGGCCCAGGCCTGCGCCTTCGTCGAGATCGCCGCAGAAGGCCGGGAATGCTATGGGGTCGGCATCGACGCCAATATCGTCACCGCCTCGCTCAAAGCCATCGTCAGTGCGCTCAACCGGAGCGGCACAGCGGGCCATGCCGCGAATCCGCCGCATCCATCGGCGGCTGGCCGACAGCTTTGATAGCGATTCCCAACCCAGCCCAGGAGAACCCCATGAACTCAGCTTCCGCACAGCGTTTCAACACCCTCGCGGGCGGCTATGCCACCAGCGAAGTCCATTCGGCCAGCCCCACGCTCGACCGCCTGCACGGCCTGTTGCCGCACGTCGATTCGGTGTGCGATATCGCCAGCGGCGCGGGGCATACCGGCCTCCGGTTCGCGGCCACCGCCACGCGGATCGTCGCGGTCGATCCGGCACCCAATATGCTCGCCGAGGTGTGGCGTTTGGCCATTCAACGCGGCGTCGCCGTCGAAACCGTCGAAGCGTTCGCTGAGTCGGTCCCCCTGCCGACCGGTAGTTTCGACCTGGTGGTGTGCCGCGTGGCCGCCCACCATTTTTCCGATCTTCCGCAAGCCATGGCGGAAATGACCCGTCTGGCCAAGCCGGGCGGCCATGTGGCGGTGATCGACATGGAGGGGGACGAAGACCCCGTGCTGGACGCGCTCAATCACGAGATCGAAGTATTGCACGACCCCACCCATGTCCGCTCGTATACCGCCAAGCATTGGCGGGCACTGTTCACGGCGCATGGGCTGGACGTGGTGGCTTGCGCCACCCGGCTCTGGGAAATCCCCGGCGGGATGACGGTGAGGCGTTGGTGCGAGTTGGGACATTCCGGCGATATGGCCTTCCGAGCCATCCAGGCGCGTTTGGCGTCCACCTCCGTAGAAGACTTGGCCGCGCTAGAAATCACGCGGGACGCCGACGGGGATTTCCACCTACCGATCCGCACCCTGCTGATCCTCGGACGCAAATCCCCGGTTTGACGGGTACCCCAGCCGTTCCGGCTTCATCCTGACTACGTCTTGGGTGTCCCGGCCCACGCCAGCGGCACGAGACCCACCAGGGCGCTATCGAGCGCCGACCCAGGGCTGGATCGCCACGGCGGATACGCTGTTGGCGGGGGCGCCCTCGATGACCTTGCGGCTGATGGCGAGGTAGACCAGGACGTTGCGTGTCTTGTCGTACATCCGTTTGATATTCGTGGACTTGAGAAACTGTCTGGCAAAAAGGAATTCATGTAGAGTCAAGCCCCCGTTGATTTTCCAAGGTTCCCCGACATGAGCTATCCGAGCGACCTGAGCGACGAAGAATGGTCGTTGATCGAACACCACTTCCGCCCGAAGGACCGGCGTGGCAATGCCAGCAAGCACCCGCGCAAGCGGGTGGTGGACGCCATCCTGTACGTGGTGGAGGGCGGCATCAAATGGCGGATGCTGCCGAAGGACTTCCCGCCCTGGCAGACCGTGTACGACCATTTCAGCCGTTGGAACAAGGCCGGGGTCTGGGAAACGGCCCTGGACGAGATCAACGCGCGGCATCGAAAAAAAAGCATCGGGCCGGTTCCCCGAGCTACGCCATCATCGACTCGCAGAGCGTCAAGACCCAGTACGCCAGCGAGGAGCGGGGGATCGACGGCGGCAAGCGCGTGAAGGGGCACAAGCGGCACATCGTCGTGGACGTCCTGGGCCACCTGCTGCATGTCGAGGTCCACGCCGCCAACCTGAGCGACACCGTACGCGGCTGCGAAGTCATGCGCCGGGCGGCGGAGAAGCATCCCGGCATCGAGGCATTCTCCGGCGACGCGGGCTATCGCGGCACGGCGGTCGAATACGTGGAGGAAAAGCTGGGCTTGGTCCTGCACATCTCGCAAAGGATCGTGGACGGCTTCGCCGTCCTGCCGAAACGCTGGATCGTCGAGCGGACGTTCGCCTGGTTCGGCTCGTTCCGCCGGTTGAGCAAGGATTTCGAAACCCTTACCGCCACCGCCGAGAACGTTATCCGCATCGCCATGCTGAGGACCACCCTTGCAAAATGTGTCTGAGCTTTTGCCAGACAGCTTCTAATAGAACTCCAGGGACATGGCGGTATTTCCTCGCGGTCGGATTCAAGCCAACGGGCGGACAAGGTAAATCATCCGGCGGTCGAAGCCCAGGGTATGGAGGATGGCATGGGCAGCGGGGACCGGGCCGTTGCCCGGCAGGGGGATGGCGTCTAGCACCAACCGGTCACCCGGCCGCAACCGGTAGTCGAAACCGACCGAAACCCCATCCACCACG encodes:
- a CDS encoding class I SAM-dependent methyltransferase, which translates into the protein MNSASAQRFNTLAGGYATSEVHSASPTLDRLHGLLPHVDSVCDIASGAGHTGLRFAATATRIVAVDPAPNMLAEVWRLAIQRGVAVETVEAFAESVPLPTGSFDLVVCRVAAHHFSDLPQAMAEMTRLAKPGGHVAVIDMEGDEDPVLDALNHEIEVLHDPTHVRSYTAKHWRALFTAHGLDVVACATRLWEIPGGMTVRRWCELGHSGDMAFRAIQARLASTSVEDLAALEITRDADGDFHLPIRTLLILGRKSPV
- a CDS encoding transposase; this encodes MSYPSDLSDEEWSLIEHHFRPKDRRGNASKHPRKRVVDAILYVVEGGIKWRMLPKDFPPWQTVYDHFSRWNKAGVWETALDEINARHRKKSIGPVPRATPSSTRRASRPSTPARSGGSTAASA
- a CDS encoding IS3 family transposase (programmed frameshift), with the protein product MSKRPRRNHSASFKAKVVLAALRGEKTLAELAQEFDIHPTQIGEWRSQLLERAASVFGGENDKSEPAVDLKALHAKIGQQALENRFFIRRAQQGRKAERKAMIDRDHDVSLTRQAELLGISRGGAYYAPKPVPESDLALMRRIDALHLEHPFMGARLLRDTLNREGFRVGRRHVATLMARMGIEALYRRPKTTQRHPAHKVYPYLLRGLTIDRPNAVWALDITYIPMARGFVYLCVVLDWASRKALAHRVSVAMDAGFCVEALEEALRRYGPPDIVHTDQGSQFTSGEFIEVLTGRNIRISMDGKGSWRDNVFVERLWRTVKYEEVYLKAYDSVREARESIGRYLDFYNTRRPHSSLDSQTPDEVYFKPRPALPKAA
- the leuA gene encoding 2-isopropylmalate synthase, translating into MLQYPARKYRPFAPVPLADRQWPNRVIAAPPLWMSTDLRDGNQALFEPMDGGKKLRMFEMLCRIGFKEIEVAFPSASQTEFDFVRTLIEVGHIPGDVTIGVLTQAREHLIRRTFESIRGARKAIVHIYNATSRPFREIVFGMGRAEVVAMAVDAVQLAKELAATLPETDVLLEYSPETFTATELDFALEICDAVTAAWGATPERKVILNLPTTVEAATPNVYADQVEWMHRHLARRDGVVLSLHPHNDRGTAVAAAELGLMAGADRVEGCLFGNGERTGNVDLVTLALNLYTQGVPPGLDFPDINAVARVYEDCTQLPVHPRHPYAGDLVFTAFSGSHQDAIKKGFAIQKDGELWNVPYLPLDPADVGRGYDSVVRVNSQSGKGGIAYLLETGYGVAMPRRLQVEFSGVVQRHTETSGGEVSAAKIWRIFSATYLETAVPFRYREHHLFERGKNQGIRLSLDIDGTSHLLTGEGNGPIDAAIHALRSADIRVQVRSYEERSMAASTDGGEAQACAFVEIAAEGRECYGVGIDANIVTASLKAIVSALNRSGTAGHAANPPHPSAAGRQL
- a CDS encoding CreA family protein, with the protein product MLAGIATPVLRAEVVFDQRPFFVAQVARIAHVGEPWKINGGLTLHEFLFARQFLKSTNIKRMYDKTRNVLVYLAISRKVIEGAPANSVSAVAIQPWVGAR
- a CDS encoding IS5 family transposase; translated protein: MSCLEISDRLWERVASLLEPFKRRRPGGSKPLGFRTVMNGILYVLKTGCQWNCLPPCYGSKSAVHEHFQRWAAAGVFTEMFRWSAADYEELEGFELAWQSMDGSLVQAPVRQAHCRKDEGLGRNPTDRGRSGGKIHLQVDGKGMPFAVVQAGANVHDSRLVTVTVEAAVIAAPAGTQQGPRHLCLDKGYGYERVEREVAGLGYVPHIRKIGEEKRPGSAETHPARRWVVERTFAWLKGFRAIRTRYTCRGANYLALLQFACALILERRIKANSA
- a CDS encoding transposase, which encodes MDGGKRVKGHKRHIVVDVLGHLLHVEVHAANLSDTVRGCEVMRRAAEKHPGIEAFSGDAGYRGTAVEYVEEKLGLVLHISQRIVDGFAVLPKRWIVERTFAWFGSFRRLSKDFETLTATAENVIRIAMLRTTLAKCV
- a CDS encoding helix-turn-helix domain-containing protein — translated: MSINVIGKVIAERRAALKLTQTQLAERCGLSQPLIARIEGGRKADINLSSLRDFARGFGISGSELLAEIERMEQSRAA
- a CDS encoding helix-turn-helix transcriptional regulator, producing the protein MAKSIYRMEGAIFSNILTEARERAGLSQARLAERLGCPQSRIARIETNQRRLDFVECYEYCAALGMSLSDLVAEFERRIALRGP
- a CDS encoding IS3 family transposase (programmed frameshift), whose amino-acid sequence is MSKRPRRNHSASFKAKVVLAALRGEKTLAELAQEFDIHPTQIGEWRSQLLERAASVFGGENDKSEPAVDLKALHAKIGQQALENRFFIRRAQQGRKAERKAMIDRDHDVSLTRQAELLGISRGGAYYAPKPVPESDLALMRRIDALHLEHPFMGARLLRDTLNREGFRVGRRHVATLMARMGIEALYRRPKTTQRHPAHKIYPYLLRGLTIDRPNAVWALDITYIPMARGFVYLCVVLDWASRKALAHRVSVAMDAGFCVEALEEALRRYGPPDIVHTDQGSQFTSGEFIEVLTGRNIRISMDGKGSWRDNVFVERLWRTVKYEEVYLKAYDSVREARESIGRYLDFYNTRRPHSSLDSQTPDEVYFKPRPALPKAA